One Nicotiana tomentosiformis chromosome 4, ASM39032v3, whole genome shotgun sequence genomic window carries:
- the LOC104115262 gene encoding uncharacterized protein: MSLLNQLFNRGLQGSKCKTCLTLAISRIKLLQNKRDAQLKLMRKEIAQFLQAGQEAIARIRVEHIIREQNVWAAYEILELFCEFVYARVPILESQKECPSELREAVASIIFAAPRCSDLPDLLHVRNLFAAKYGKEFIAAASELRPDTSVNRTIVEKLSVSAPSAEIKLNVLKEIAKEYNVEWDSSNTEEELRKKPEDLLNGPKQIATPARASVEPNTRDHPPTSENTVSSPNGNPGARRLESPTSVTKAPLWPTDVYKPLLGDSSLGAPIDIKKDTRPETSDVLERARAAISAAERASAAARLAADLVNVKFSSSIVGDSKS, from the exons ATGTCTCTACTGAATCAACTCTTCAACAGGGGACTTCAAGGCTCAAAATG CAAGACATGCTTGACCTTGGCGATCTCACGAATCAAATTATTACAAAACAAGAGAGATGCACAGCTCAAACTTATGCGCAAAGAGATAGCCCAATTTCTGCAAGCTGGCCAGGAAGCCATAGCTCGAATTAGG GTTGAGCATATTATACGTGAGCAAAATGTATGGGCTGCTTATGAGATTTTGGAGTTGTTCTGCGAGTTCGTTTATGCCCGCGTGCCTATACTCGAAAGCCAAAA AGAATGCCCTTCAGAGTTGCGGGAAGCTGTTGCAAGTATAATCTTTGCAGCTCCAAGATGTTCAGATTTGCCAGATTTATTGCATGTCAGGAATCTATTTGCAGCCAAATACGGAAAGGAATTCATAGCCGCCGCATCTGAGCTTCGGCCTGATACAAGTGTTAACCGTACA ATTGTTGAGAAACTTTCAGTCAGCGCTCCATCAGCTGAAATAAAGCTTAATGTATTAAAGGAAATTGCAAAAGAGTACAACGTGGAATGGGATTCTTCTAACACAGAAGAAGAATTGCGTAAAAAGCCAGAGGACCTTTTG AATGGACCAAAGCAAATTGCCACACCTGCTCGGGCATCTGTAGAACCAAACACTCGTGATCATCCACCAACTTCTGAAAATACGGTGTCGTCTCCAAATGGCAATCCGGGAGCTAGAAGACTTGAATCTCCAACTTCTGTTACTAAAGCACCTCTATGGCCTACTGATGTATATAAACCGTTACTTGGTGACAGCAGTTTGGGCGCACCAATCGATATAAAGAAGGATACAAGACCAGAAACATCAGATGTATTAGAGAGAGCTCGGGCTGCTATTTCTGCTGCAGAGCGTGCATCTGCTGCTGCCCGACTTGCTGCAGATTTGGTCAACGTCAAGTTCAGTTCTTCAATTGTAGGGGATAGCAAGAGTTAG